In one Micromonospora polyrhachis genomic region, the following are encoded:
- a CDS encoding CaiB/BaiF CoA transferase family protein, protein MMPLQGVKVVELATLFAGPLAAAFLGDFGADVIKVEHPAKPDPSRGHGPAKEGVGLWWKVLGRNKRTVTANLSDREGAELLRRLIADADVLVENFRPGTLERWGIGPAELHAINPRLVIARISGFGQVGPYARRPGFGTLAEAMSGFAAATGEPDGPPTLPPFGLADSVTALATAYAVMLALRGRELTGAGQVVDLAIIEPIMAMLGPQITWYDQLGYVQPRLGNRSNNNAPRNAYRCADGRWVAVSTSAQSIAERVLRLVGRPELIDEPWFATGSGRAAHADVLDAAVGAWVAKRDRDEVVAAFEEAQAAVAPVYDVRDILADPQYAALDTAVTVPDEDLGELRMQNVPFRMSATPGQIRHAGRGHGQDTEAVLTELGLTVDEIAALRERGAI, encoded by the coding sequence ATGATGCCGCTACAGGGCGTGAAGGTGGTCGAGTTGGCCACCCTCTTCGCCGGCCCGCTGGCCGCCGCGTTCCTCGGCGACTTCGGGGCTGACGTGATCAAGGTCGAGCATCCGGCCAAGCCGGACCCGTCCCGGGGCCACGGCCCGGCCAAGGAGGGGGTCGGACTCTGGTGGAAGGTGTTGGGCCGCAACAAGCGGACAGTCACCGCCAACCTTTCCGACCGGGAAGGCGCGGAACTGCTGCGTCGGCTGATCGCCGACGCGGATGTGCTGGTGGAGAACTTCCGGCCGGGCACCCTGGAACGCTGGGGGATCGGGCCGGCGGAGCTGCACGCCATCAACCCCCGGCTGGTGATCGCCCGGATCAGCGGCTTCGGGCAGGTCGGGCCGTACGCCCGCCGACCCGGGTTCGGGACGCTGGCCGAGGCGATGAGCGGCTTCGCCGCCGCCACCGGCGAACCGGACGGGCCACCCACGCTGCCGCCGTTCGGGCTGGCCGACTCGGTGACCGCGCTGGCCACCGCGTACGCGGTCATGCTGGCCCTGCGCGGTCGGGAGCTGACCGGGGCCGGGCAGGTGGTCGACCTGGCCATCATCGAGCCGATCATGGCGATGCTCGGCCCGCAGATCACCTGGTACGACCAGCTCGGCTACGTCCAGCCCCGGCTGGGCAACCGGTCCAACAACAACGCGCCGCGTAACGCGTACCGGTGTGCCGACGGGCGCTGGGTGGCGGTGTCCACCAGTGCGCAGAGCATCGCCGAACGGGTGCTGCGGCTGGTCGGCCGCCCCGAGCTGATCGACGAGCCGTGGTTCGCCACCGGCAGTGGCCGGGCCGCGCACGCCGACGTACTCGACGCGGCGGTGGGTGCCTGGGTCGCGAAGCGGGACCGGGACGAGGTGGTGGCCGCGTTCGAGGAGGCGCAGGCGGCGGTCGCGCCGGTCTACGACGTACGGGACATCCTGGCCGACCCGCAGTACGCGGCGTTGGACACCGCCGTCACCGTGCCGGACGAGGACCTGGGTGAGCTGCGGATGCAGAACGTGCCGTTCCGGATGTCGGCGACGCCGGGGCAGATCCGGCACGCCGGCCGGGGGCACGGCCAGGACACCGAGGCGGTGCTGACCGAACTGGGCCTGACCGTCGACGAGATCGCGGCACTGCGCGAGCGGGGGGCGATCTGA
- a CDS encoding formylglycine-generating enzyme family protein gives MNLDPNFNPYVPRPIDRSTEVPLTPDVDLSVLDEAKIFAAPDDPAHWPAWRERLTAWRTEARARIGYDGSHYDEIPTDCFSVCLAWLWDETLYDHERGVFTVERFIAEAERDFGGFGGVVLWHAYPVIGLDDRNQFDYYRQVPELPDVVRQFQEHGIRVYVDYNPWDTGTRRELAADAEQIPAADVIPDAEVVADAEAVAELAGQLGVDGVFLDTLKEGAGELRKTLDAVRPGLALEGESRVPLARIADHGMSWAQWFADSTVPGVLRAKWFERRHMLHHTRRWNRSHLDELHSAWLNGAGILVWESVFGVWVGWNDRDRAVLRAMRRVQASHAEWLRSEDWVPLADHPGGDIPVYASRWTHQNLSLWTIVNRGTAYDGPWLVADAPSGHRFVDLVTGSELTVTELPDGRVSVGGALPAGGIAAVTVVTTSDESVVVATTSDGSAVATSDPATPQRYEPATGDPSFPAREAVRTSVPVAPRTDVPDGMVAVDGGRRDLVVRHRVRETGLYGEAPYVDEWKPLPPRLHGTGTRHRSVSLGRFAIDTHEVTNAQFAAFLTTTGYQPVRPERFTAGQGPADAPVTHVELADARAYATWAGLRLPTEDEWQVAAEAGLIQRRDPLVWNLTESEHSDGRTRFVILKGGMAYRAEGSDWYFDGGPQPPEVSVKLLLLGAGMTRSASIGFRCAADLTEPGPDRPETAADLPGEGAA, from the coding sequence GTGAACCTGGACCCGAACTTCAACCCGTACGTGCCCCGGCCGATCGACCGGTCCACCGAGGTCCCGCTGACCCCGGACGTCGACCTGTCGGTGCTGGACGAGGCGAAGATCTTCGCCGCCCCGGACGACCCGGCGCACTGGCCGGCGTGGCGGGAGCGGCTCACCGCGTGGCGTACCGAGGCCAGGGCCCGGATCGGCTACGACGGCAGCCACTACGACGAGATCCCCACCGACTGTTTCAGTGTCTGCCTGGCCTGGCTCTGGGACGAGACGCTGTACGACCACGAGCGCGGCGTCTTCACCGTCGAGCGGTTCATCGCCGAGGCGGAACGGGACTTCGGCGGCTTCGGCGGGGTGGTGCTCTGGCACGCGTACCCGGTGATCGGGCTGGACGATCGCAACCAGTTCGACTACTACCGGCAGGTGCCGGAGTTGCCGGACGTGGTCCGACAGTTCCAGGAGCATGGGATACGTGTCTACGTCGACTACAACCCGTGGGACACCGGTACCCGCCGGGAGTTGGCTGCTGACGCCGAGCAGATTCCCGCCGCCGACGTGATCCCGGACGCCGAGGTGGTTGCCGACGCCGAGGCGGTTGCCGAACTGGCCGGGCAGCTCGGTGTGGACGGCGTCTTCCTGGACACCCTCAAGGAGGGCGCGGGCGAGCTGCGCAAGACCCTCGACGCGGTACGACCCGGGCTGGCGCTGGAGGGGGAGTCCCGGGTGCCGTTGGCCCGGATCGCCGACCACGGCATGTCCTGGGCGCAGTGGTTCGCCGATTCGACCGTGCCGGGGGTGCTGCGGGCGAAGTGGTTCGAGCGGCGGCACATGCTGCACCACACCCGGCGGTGGAACCGCAGCCACCTGGACGAGCTGCACTCGGCCTGGCTGAACGGGGCCGGCATCCTGGTCTGGGAGAGCGTTTTCGGGGTGTGGGTCGGCTGGAACGACCGGGACCGGGCGGTGCTGCGCGCGATGCGCCGGGTGCAGGCCAGCCACGCCGAGTGGTTGCGGTCCGAGGACTGGGTGCCGCTGGCCGACCACCCGGGCGGTGACATTCCCGTGTACGCCTCCCGCTGGACGCACCAGAATCTGTCACTGTGGACGATCGTCAACCGGGGTACGGCGTACGACGGGCCGTGGCTGGTCGCCGACGCGCCTTCGGGGCACCGCTTCGTCGACCTGGTCACCGGGTCCGAGCTGACCGTGACCGAGCTGCCCGACGGACGGGTGAGCGTCGGCGGTGCACTCCCGGCGGGTGGCATCGCGGCGGTCACCGTCGTCACCACGTCCGACGAGTCAGTCGTCGTCGCCACTACCTCCGACGGGTCGGCCGTTGCCACCTCCGACCCGGCGACGCCGCAACGGTACGAGCCGGCGACCGGGGACCCGAGCTTCCCGGCCCGGGAGGCGGTACGCACCAGCGTGCCGGTCGCGCCGCGTACAGACGTACCGGATGGGATGGTGGCGGTCGACGGCGGGCGACGGGACCTGGTGGTCCGCCACCGGGTACGGGAGACGGGCCTGTACGGCGAAGCGCCCTATGTGGACGAGTGGAAGCCGCTGCCGCCCCGGCTGCACGGCACCGGCACCCGGCACCGGAGCGTGTCCCTGGGCCGGTTCGCCATCGACACCCACGAGGTGACCAACGCCCAGTTCGCGGCGTTCCTGACCACCACCGGATACCAGCCGGTGCGCCCCGAAAGGTTCACCGCCGGTCAGGGACCGGCTGACGCGCCAGTCACCCACGTCGAGTTGGCCGACGCACGGGCGTACGCCACCTGGGCCGGGTTGCGTCTGCCGACCGAGGACGAGTGGCAGGTGGCCGCCGAGGCGGGACTGATCCAGCGGCGTGACCCGCTGGTGTGGAACCTGACCGAGAGCGAGCACAGCGACGGTCGTACCCGGTTCGTGATCCTCAAGGGCGGCATGGCCTATCGGGCAGAGGGCTCGGACTGGTACTTCGACGGTGGCCCGCAGCCGCCGGAGGTGAGCGTGAAGCTGCTGCTGCTCGGTGCTGGCATGACCCGTTCGGCGTCGATCGGCTTCCGCTGCGCCGCCGACCTGACCGAGCCTGGGCCGGACCGGCCGGAGACCGCCGCTGACCTGCCCGGGGAGGGTGCCGCATGA
- a CDS encoding ribokinase: MTARVVVVGSVNLDLVVNTPSLPRPGETVLGHGFDTVPGGKGANQAVAAARAGGACAFVGAVGQDGFAAQLRDNLATAGVDVTRLRSVPGPSGVALIAVDTSAENFIVVAPGANGGLTRLDEADKALVAAADVLLLQLETPLTAVTEAAEAARAGGTTVILNAAPARSLPAELLALVDVLVVNQGEAATIVGRDDEPEALLTALLDLVPRVVLTLGARGAAYADRAGLRLTVAAPRVDAVDTTASGDSFTGAFAVAWAERGATPGTAVAGVAAPEAVVAALRWACAAGAACARRPGASTAIPTRDEIDELSATTYGATG, from the coding sequence ATGACCGCACGGGTGGTGGTGGTCGGCAGCGTCAACCTGGACCTGGTGGTGAACACACCGAGCCTGCCCCGGCCGGGGGAGACGGTGTTGGGCCACGGGTTCGACACCGTACCCGGGGGGAAGGGGGCGAACCAGGCGGTCGCCGCCGCCCGGGCCGGTGGCGCGTGCGCCTTCGTCGGTGCGGTCGGGCAGGACGGTTTCGCCGCACAGTTGCGCGACAACCTGGCCACCGCCGGCGTGGACGTGACCCGGCTCCGGTCGGTCCCAGGCCCGTCCGGGGTGGCGCTGATCGCGGTGGACACCTCGGCCGAGAACTTCATCGTGGTCGCCCCCGGGGCGAACGGTGGGCTGACCCGGCTGGACGAGGCGGATAAGGCTTTGGTGGCCGCCGCCGACGTACTGCTGTTGCAGTTGGAGACCCCGCTGACCGCCGTGACCGAGGCCGCCGAGGCGGCCCGCGCGGGCGGTACGACGGTGATCCTGAACGCCGCTCCGGCCCGGTCCCTGCCGGCGGAGCTGCTCGCCCTGGTGGACGTGCTGGTGGTGAACCAGGGGGAGGCGGCCACCATCGTCGGGCGCGACGACGAGCCGGAAGCGCTGCTGACGGCGTTGCTCGACCTGGTGCCCCGGGTGGTGTTGACGCTGGGCGCGCGGGGAGCCGCGTACGCCGATCGGGCCGGGTTGCGCCTGACGGTGGCCGCGCCGCGCGTCGACGCGGTGGACACCACCGCCTCCGGTGACTCGTTCACCGGGGCGTTCGCGGTGGCCTGGGCCGAACGCGGTGCGACACCGGGAACCGCCGTAGCTGGCGTGGCCGCACCGGAGGCGGTGGTGGCTGCGCTGCGCTGGGCGTGCGCGGCGGGGGCGGCCTGCGCCCGGCGGCCCGGTGCCTCCACCGCCATCCCGACCCGGGACGAGATCGACGAGTTGTCCGCCACGACCTACGGAGCGACAGGGTGA
- a CDS encoding ADP-ribosylglycohydrolase family protein, translating to MRLTWVQPEDLLPHELAASRDEGRDVSAVLDRWVAAGGSPDAPVSGASAVPAGPVLRALAAKLLDVCDALPAASSATEPETLEAIRASWPATWAVSAGPVAPDRMHGAWLGRAAGCLLGKPVEKIHRQGIREILEATGRWPLSAYFTAVGLPDDVAARWPWNRRSKVNSLVENIDGMPEDDDLNFALLALRVLETRGRDFTSEDVAQAWLDWVPGGRVFTAERVAYRNLLLGLVPPATALRHNPFREWIGAQIRTDVYGWVNPGRPDLAAEMAYRDAAVSHVRAGVYGAQWVAAMTSAALVAADVDTVLDVGESVLPPESRFAATVREARALGGSGADWESVVDELYARHGHLHWVHVRNNAALVAAALAYGRGDFQRSICAVVGGGWDTDSTGATVGSITGALTGAAGLPAQWVEPLHGRLRSSIAGFDGIGFAELADRTLRLAGQA from the coding sequence ATGAGACTGACCTGGGTGCAGCCGGAGGACCTGCTGCCGCACGAGCTGGCGGCCAGCCGGGACGAGGGCCGGGACGTGTCGGCGGTCCTGGACCGCTGGGTGGCGGCTGGTGGGTCGCCCGACGCGCCGGTCAGCGGCGCGTCGGCCGTGCCGGCCGGGCCGGTGTTGCGGGCGCTGGCGGCGAAGCTGCTCGACGTCTGCGACGCGCTGCCGGCGGCCAGTTCGGCCACCGAGCCGGAGACGCTGGAGGCGATCCGGGCGAGTTGGCCGGCGACCTGGGCGGTGTCGGCCGGGCCGGTCGCCCCGGACCGGATGCACGGGGCCTGGCTCGGCCGGGCCGCCGGTTGTCTGCTCGGCAAACCGGTGGAGAAGATCCACCGGCAGGGCATCCGGGAGATCCTGGAGGCGACCGGCCGGTGGCCGCTGTCGGCGTACTTCACCGCTGTCGGGTTGCCGGACGACGTGGCGGCCCGCTGGCCGTGGAACCGACGCAGCAAGGTGAACAGCCTGGTCGAGAACATCGACGGGATGCCGGAGGACGACGACCTCAACTTCGCGTTGCTGGCGCTGCGAGTCCTGGAGACCCGGGGACGGGACTTCACCAGCGAGGACGTCGCCCAGGCCTGGTTGGACTGGGTGCCCGGCGGCCGGGTCTTCACCGCCGAACGGGTGGCCTACCGCAACCTGCTGCTCGGGCTCGTCCCGCCGGCCACCGCGTTGCGGCACAACCCGTTCCGGGAGTGGATCGGCGCGCAGATCCGCACTGACGTCTACGGCTGGGTCAACCCCGGCCGTCCCGACCTGGCCGCCGAGATGGCGTACCGGGACGCGGCGGTGAGCCACGTGCGGGCCGGGGTGTACGGGGCCCAGTGGGTGGCCGCGATGACGTCAGCCGCCCTGGTCGCCGCCGACGTGGACACCGTGCTGGACGTGGGCGAGTCGGTGCTGCCGCCGGAGAGCCGCTTCGCGGCTACCGTGCGCGAGGCGCGGGCGCTGGGCGGCTCCGGTGCCGACTGGGAGTCGGTGGTCGACGAACTGTACGCCCGGCACGGGCACCTGCACTGGGTGCATGTACGCAACAACGCGGCACTGGTCGCCGCCGCGCTCGCGTACGGTCGGGGTGACTTCCAGCGGTCGATCTGCGCGGTGGTCGGCGGCGGCTGGGACACCGACTCGACCGGGGCCACGGTCGGCTCGATCACCGGGGCGTTGACCGGAGCCGCCGGGTTGCCAGCGCAGTGGGTCGAGCCGTTGCACGGGCGGCTGCGCAGCAGCATCGCCGGCTTCGATGGGATCGGTTTCGCAGAGCTGGCCGACCGGACCCTGCGGTTGGCAGGGCAGGCATGA
- a CDS encoding ADP-ribosylglycohydrolase family protein: MGLLLDKSVGCLVGAAVGDALGGATETALPEEIQARFGGWVDGIAPPFHANWATARPMAPYHKGDGHITDDTLMTHALVRAYARKRDHLDAYDVVELLVPDLIERVVYIPDLEREGLTFHRLAAAERWLVTRLHHAHADPREAGVGNIVNCGAAMYMAPVGVVNAGDPAGAYAEAVEIAGAHQHSYGREAAAVFAAAVAAAMTPGATVDDVVGAALDLARDGTRAAIDAVVTQAREYDDWREAIKPLRAAIAPYDTVGEEYRRPGLGARRPSRLHSIEELPAALGMLVVARGQFRAAVLGSVNYGRDSDSTATMAAAIAGALGGAEVVPTEWSSVVSEASRVDLVEPARVLAEIAGEVFTRDQERFARRATRFQELGAAGSARSELASPAVATGGVAGSARSELASPAVATGGVAGSARSELASPAVATERLS, translated from the coding sequence ATGGGACTCTTGCTCGACAAGTCGGTTGGCTGCCTGGTTGGCGCTGCGGTGGGCGATGCCCTCGGCGGGGCCACCGAGACAGCCCTGCCCGAGGAGATCCAGGCCCGATTCGGCGGCTGGGTCGACGGCATCGCGCCGCCGTTCCACGCCAACTGGGCCACCGCGCGGCCAATGGCGCCGTACCACAAGGGCGACGGGCACATCACCGACGACACGTTGATGACCCACGCGCTGGTGCGGGCGTACGCCAGGAAGCGCGACCACCTCGACGCGTACGACGTGGTGGAACTGCTCGTGCCCGACCTGATCGAGCGGGTGGTCTACATCCCGGACCTGGAGCGGGAGGGGCTCACCTTCCACCGCCTGGCCGCCGCCGAGCGGTGGTTGGTGACCCGTCTGCACCACGCGCACGCCGACCCGCGTGAGGCGGGCGTCGGCAACATCGTCAACTGTGGTGCGGCGATGTACATGGCGCCGGTGGGCGTCGTGAACGCGGGCGACCCGGCCGGGGCGTACGCGGAGGCGGTGGAGATCGCCGGTGCCCACCAGCACAGCTACGGGCGGGAGGCGGCGGCGGTCTTCGCCGCCGCGGTCGCCGCCGCCATGACGCCGGGCGCGACCGTCGACGATGTGGTCGGCGCGGCCCTGGACCTGGCTCGGGACGGCACCCGCGCCGCCATCGACGCGGTGGTCACCCAGGCCCGGGAGTACGACGACTGGCGCGAGGCGATCAAGCCGCTGCGCGCCGCAATCGCCCCGTACGACACGGTGGGGGAGGAGTACCGCCGCCCGGGACTGGGCGCACGACGGCCCAGCCGGCTGCACTCCATCGAGGAGTTGCCGGCCGCGCTGGGCATGCTGGTCGTGGCTCGGGGGCAGTTCCGGGCGGCGGTCCTCGGCTCGGTCAACTACGGGCGGGACTCCGACTCGACCGCCACCATGGCGGCGGCGATCGCCGGGGCGCTGGGGGGTGCCGAGGTGGTCCCCACCGAGTGGTCGTCCGTGGTGTCCGAGGCGTCCCGGGTCGACCTGGTCGAGCCGGCCCGGGTGCTGGCCGAGATCGCGGGTGAGGTGTTCACCCGCGACCAGGAGCGGTTCGCCCGTCGGGCCACCCGGTTCCAGGAGCTGGGGGCGGCTGGGAGCGCGAGGAGTGAGCTTGCGAGCCCCGCAGTCGCGACTGGAGGGGTGGCTGGGAGCGCGAGGAGTGAGCTTGCGAGCCCCGCAGTCGCGACTGGAGGGGTGGCTGGGAGCGCGAGGAGTGAGCTTGCGAGCCCCGCAGTCGCGACCGAAAGATTGAGCTGA
- a CDS encoding ABC transporter substrate-binding protein, giving the protein MSRNRFGRRLVATAVASVVGLGALAGCGTGDDEQSDGPAKLRFLSLAWQKESMQANKDLVAKWNADHPDIHIEYVQGDWNSVHDQLLTSFEGGDAADIVQYEASGIGNFSKQGYLADLTDLISGELKGQIEPGIWDTATYDGKITGVPFLLESQVIIANKKLLDEANIAIPAADGGWTWDEFQANAKKLTTAGRFGAAWALKSPTNRVMNLALNYDGKFFYTENGKTEIRVGDGEKEIPKRIHDMIYTAKSASPEALGMSGADTLPGFFAGKYAMLPGSVSLRQQMVEQAPAGFEWVTLPPIKGLSTTQAANPQTLSVSADSKHKKQAVQFLEYFLNPTNMATLAKGDWLVPTGKQANEELVKLTGGKQGWDVAADSAADLTVAPFQKADGYPEWKTKYATPALQQYFANKITLDQMATQLVDGGKQVLR; this is encoded by the coding sequence ATGTCACGGAACAGATTCGGTCGCAGACTCGTCGCCACAGCGGTGGCGAGCGTCGTCGGCCTGGGCGCGCTCGCCGGCTGTGGCACAGGCGACGACGAGCAGAGCGACGGTCCAGCCAAGCTGCGGTTCCTCAGCCTGGCCTGGCAGAAGGAATCGATGCAGGCCAACAAGGACCTGGTCGCCAAGTGGAACGCCGACCACCCGGACATCCACATCGAGTATGTCCAGGGTGACTGGAACTCGGTCCACGACCAGTTGCTGACCTCGTTCGAGGGTGGCGACGCGGCGGACATCGTGCAGTACGAGGCGTCCGGGATCGGCAACTTCAGCAAGCAGGGCTACCTGGCCGACCTGACCGACCTGATCTCCGGTGAGCTGAAGGGCCAGATCGAGCCGGGTATCTGGGACACCGCCACCTACGACGGCAAGATCACCGGAGTGCCGTTCCTGCTGGAGTCACAGGTCATCATCGCCAACAAGAAGCTGCTGGACGAGGCCAACATCGCGATCCCGGCGGCCGACGGCGGGTGGACCTGGGACGAGTTCCAGGCCAACGCCAAGAAGCTCACCACGGCGGGCCGGTTCGGTGCGGCCTGGGCGCTGAAGTCGCCCACCAACCGGGTGATGAACCTGGCGCTGAACTACGACGGCAAGTTCTTCTACACCGAGAACGGCAAGACCGAGATCCGGGTCGGCGACGGGGAGAAGGAAATCCCCAAGCGAATCCACGACATGATCTACACCGCCAAGTCGGCGTCGCCCGAGGCGTTGGGCATGAGCGGCGCGGACACCCTACCCGGCTTCTTCGCCGGCAAGTACGCGATGCTCCCCGGCTCGGTCTCGCTGCGCCAGCAGATGGTGGAGCAGGCACCGGCGGGCTTCGAGTGGGTGACCCTGCCCCCGATCAAGGGCCTGTCCACCACCCAGGCGGCGAACCCGCAGACGCTGTCGGTCTCGGCGGACTCCAAGCACAAGAAGCAAGCCGTGCAGTTCCTGGAGTACTTCCTCAACCCGACCAACATGGCCACCCTGGCCAAGGGCGACTGGCTGGTGCCGACCGGCAAGCAGGCCAACGAGGAACTGGTCAAGCTGACCGGCGGTAAGCAGGGCTGGGACGTCGCCGCGGACAGCGCCGCCGACCTGACCGTCGCGCCGTTCCAGAAGGCCGACGGCTACCCGGAGTGGAAGACCAAGTACGCCACCCCGGCGCTCCAGCAGTACTTCGCAAACAAGATCACGCTCGACCAGATGGCGACCCAGCTGGTCGACGGTGGGAAGCAGGTTCTGAGGTAA
- a CDS encoding carbohydrate ABC transporter permease yields MFQYLALLAYLVFLAFPLVWLLSTSFKPPRELVKLHPTLIPDNPTFNNFVQAFTEQELGRAAWNSLQVSLASAVVTVLIALPASYALARFKSKLGTVALGWVLLSQLFPFVLLIIPIFLVLRQVGLANSHAGLILIYVVWALPFALWMLQGFVRNIPRELEEAAAVDGASRLQTLRRVVFPLLAPGLVATALFSFISAWNEFFFALVLIKTPELATLPVALARFVGIEGTARLGPLAAGSLLATIPSLIFFAFMQRRLSSGSMAGAVKG; encoded by the coding sequence GTGTTCCAGTACCTGGCGCTGCTGGCGTACCTGGTCTTCTTGGCGTTTCCGCTGGTGTGGCTGCTCTCCACCTCGTTCAAGCCACCCCGTGAGCTGGTCAAGCTGCACCCGACGCTGATCCCGGACAACCCGACGTTCAACAACTTCGTGCAGGCGTTCACCGAGCAGGAGTTGGGCCGGGCAGCCTGGAACAGCCTCCAGGTATCGCTGGCCTCGGCGGTAGTCACCGTCCTGATCGCGCTGCCCGCGTCGTACGCCCTGGCCCGGTTCAAGAGCAAGCTCGGTACGGTGGCGCTGGGCTGGGTGCTGCTCTCCCAGCTCTTCCCGTTCGTGCTGCTGATCATCCCGATCTTCCTGGTGTTGCGGCAGGTCGGCCTGGCCAACTCGCACGCCGGCCTGATCCTGATCTACGTGGTCTGGGCGCTGCCGTTCGCCCTGTGGATGTTGCAGGGCTTCGTCCGCAACATCCCCCGGGAACTGGAGGAGGCTGCCGCCGTCGACGGGGCCAGCCGGTTGCAGACTCTGCGCCGGGTGGTGTTCCCACTGCTTGCACCAGGCCTGGTCGCCACCGCGCTGTTCTCCTTCATCTCCGCCTGGAACGAGTTCTTCTTCGCCCTGGTGCTGATCAAGACCCCCGAGTTGGCGACCCTGCCGGTAGCCCTGGCCCGGTTCGTCGGCATCGAGGGCACCGCCCGGCTCGGACCGCTGGCGGCAGGTTCACTCCTCGCCACCATCCCGAGCCTGATCTTCTTCGCGTTCATGCAACGCCGGCTCTCCTCCGGGTCGATGGCCGGCGCAGTCAAGGGCTGA
- a CDS encoding carbohydrate ABC transporter permease has translation MSVTTSTERPDVDRGAGRKPRPNRARSDRMTIYLLLLPSLLPIVALSVFPLVRGMYLGFTDARAGRNVDVNFTGLANYRELLSDELFWNSFKIGLIWAVGVTVLQFVLALGLALLLNQQIRFRGLARVLAVVPWAMPPVVVGILWKLVYHPDAGLLNEFFYQIGAEGLRTNWLGDFSTALPAVIIVGVWAGMPQTTVVLLAGLQGVPRELHEAAAVDGATTWQRFRRITLPSLAPVIVAITSLDFIWNFNSFGLVYVLTAGGPGGKTMLPMLFAYEEAFRYGNYGYAAALGNVMVVIIVALLAVYLRRRLKEAN, from the coding sequence ATGAGCGTGACCACGTCGACCGAGCGGCCGGACGTCGACCGGGGAGCCGGACGCAAACCGCGTCCGAACCGGGCCCGTTCGGACCGGATGACCATCTACCTGCTACTGCTGCCGTCACTGCTGCCGATCGTGGCGCTCTCGGTCTTCCCGCTGGTGCGCGGGATGTACCTCGGCTTCACCGACGCCCGCGCCGGCCGCAACGTGGACGTCAACTTCACCGGTCTGGCCAACTACCGCGAACTGCTCTCCGACGAGCTGTTCTGGAACTCGTTCAAGATCGGTCTGATCTGGGCGGTCGGGGTGACCGTGCTGCAGTTCGTGCTCGCCCTCGGGCTGGCCCTGCTGCTCAACCAGCAGATCCGGTTCCGGGGCCTGGCCCGGGTGCTGGCCGTGGTGCCGTGGGCGATGCCGCCGGTGGTGGTCGGCATCCTGTGGAAGCTGGTCTACCACCCGGACGCCGGACTGCTCAACGAGTTCTTCTACCAGATCGGCGCGGAAGGGCTGCGGACCAACTGGCTCGGTGACTTCAGCACCGCCCTACCGGCAGTGATCATCGTCGGGGTCTGGGCGGGCATGCCGCAGACCACCGTCGTACTCCTGGCCGGGTTGCAGGGTGTGCCGAGGGAACTGCACGAGGCGGCGGCGGTTGACGGTGCCACCACCTGGCAGCGGTTCCGCCGGATCACCCTGCCGTCGCTGGCTCCGGTGATCGTCGCCATCACCTCGCTCGACTTCATCTGGAACTTCAACTCGTTCGGCCTGGTCTATGTGCTCACCGCCGGTGGGCCGGGCGGCAAGACGATGTTGCCGATGCTTTTCGCGTACGAGGAGGCGTTCCGCTACGGCAACTACGGCTACGCGGCGGCGCTCGGCAACGTCATGGTCGTGATCATCGTGGCGCTGCTCGCGGTGTACCTACGCCGCCGGCTCAAGGAGGCGAACTAG